One part of the Humulus lupulus chromosome 9, drHumLupu1.1, whole genome shotgun sequence genome encodes these proteins:
- the LOC133800262 gene encoding protein FAR1-RELATED SEQUENCE 5-like has protein sequence MDESLKANQSSINSNNSQEEKHVEKSYEDFDHQQAHNEEDDNDCKDAIDINVNDKVVEPSIGMMFNSIDELLEYYRKYGNQFGFEVGIRSSTKGDDGELKYVSMACTRNGKPTHNSSNALKLYPSIKIDCKAKIRAKICSSKTVQVVSFVLDHNHELSTPRKVRYHKVNRIIQSYVKKNLEINDRAGIRPNKNFNSFVVEMGGHDKVPFLEKDCRNLIAKVRRLRLGGGDDVTLQKYFMKMQSDNANFFYVMDLDEKSRIKNIFWADARSKAAYEEFGDVVSFATTYLTNKYDMPFAAFVGVNHHGQSTLLGCALLSNEDTKIFIWLFESWLACMSNHAPNAIITDQDKAMQNAIEITFPNTRHRWCLWHIMKKILEKLKGYTQYKSIKSSLSNVVCETLTKNEFEEKWMEFIKLHELHANEWLLGIYNERKRWVPTFVKDTFWAGMSTTQRSESMNAFFDGYVNSKTTLKQFVEQYENALRDKVEKENHENFNSFNLRISCITMYAMEKQYQDAYTTSKFKEIQQEFKGKLYCEISSYKDINETISEFVVAEDVLFGDHNRCVSFMVNLNKENSEVNCNCQLFEFKGILCGHAISVLIHKKFFVFQISTY, from the exons ATGGATGAATCTTTGAAAGCAAACCAATCATCAATAAACTCTAATAATAgccaagaagaaaaacatgttgAAAAGTCTTATGAAGACTTTGATCATCAACAAGCACACAATGAGGAAGATGACAATGATTGCAAG GATGCTATTGATATCAATGTGAATGATAAAGTTGTTGAGCCAAGTATAGGAATGATGTTTAATTCAATTGATGAATTACTGGAATATTATAGAAAGTATGGAAATCAATTCGGATTTGAAGTAGGTATAAGAAGTTCGACCAAGGGAGATGATGGAGAACTAAAATATGTTTCAATGGCATGCACTCGTAATGGAAAGCCAACACACAATAGTAGCAATGCTTTGAAGTTGTATCCATCAATAAAGATAGATTGTAAAGCTAAAATTAGAGCAAAAATATGTAGTAGTAAAACCGTGCAGGTAGTTTCTTTTGTGCTTGACCATAATCACGAACTAAGTACACCTAGAAAAGTTCGGTATCACAAGGTGAATAGAATTATCCAGTCATATGTGAaaaaaaatttggaaataaatgATAGAGCTGGTATAAGACCAAATAAGAATTTTAACTCTTTTGTAGTTGAAATGGGAGGTCATGATAAGGTTCCTTTTTTGGAGAAAGATTGTAGAAATTTAATTGCAAAAGTAAGACGTCTACGACTTGGAGGAGGAGATGATGTTACACTTCAAAAGTATTTCATGAAAATGCAAAGTGATAATGCAAACTTCTTTTACGTGATGGATTTAGATGAGAAGAGtcgaataaaaaatatattttgggcagaTGCAAGAAGTAAGGCTGCATATGAGGAGTTTGGTGATGTTGTGAGTTTTGCCACTACTTACCTCACTAATAAATATGACATGCCATTTGCTGCATTTGTAGGGGTGAATCATCATGGACAATCCACATTATTAGGATGTGCATTACTATCAAACGAAGATACTAAAATATTTATTTGGCTATTTGAGTCTTGGCTTGCATGTATGTCTAATCATGCTCCAAATGCGATAATCACTGATCAAGATAAGGCAATGCAAAATGCAATTGAGATCACTTTTCCTAATACACGACATAGGTGGTGTTTGTGGCATATAATGAAGAAGATTCTAGAGAAACTAAAAGGTTATACTCAGTATAAGTCTATTAAGTCTTCCTTATCAAATGTTGTTTGTGAGACATTGACAAAAAAtgaatttgaagagaaatggatGGAATTCATTAAGCTTCATGAGCTGCATGCTAATGAGTGGCTATTAGGTATTTATAATGAGAGAAAACGTTGGGTGCCAACTTTTGTGAAGGATACTTTTTGGGCTGGAATGTCTACAACACAACGTAGTGAAAGCATGAATGCATTCTTTGATGGGTATGTGAATTCAAAAACTACTTTGAAGCAATTTGTAGAACAATATGAGAATGCTTTGCGAGACAAGGTTGAAAAGGAAAATCATGaaaattttaattctttcaacttgCGAATATCGTGTATCACTATGTATGCAATGGAGAAACAATATCAAGATGCATATACAACTTCAAAGTTCAAAGAGATTCAACAAGAGTTCAAGGGTAAACTTTATTGTGAAATATCTTCGTACAAAGATATCAATGAAACTATTTCTGAATTTGTTGTGGCTGAAGATGTTTTATTTGGAGATCATAATCGATGTGTATCTTTCATGGTGAACCTAAACAAAGAGAATTCAGAAGTTAATTGCAACTGTCAGTTGTTTGAATTCAAGGGAATCTTGTGCGGACATGCAATTTCTGTTCTAATCCACAAAAAGTTTTTTGTGTTTCAGATAAGTACATATTGA